A genomic segment from Leptospira kirschneri serovar Cynopteri str. 3522 CT encodes:
- a CDS encoding lysophospholipid acyltransferase family protein codes for MNPLKFMESRLGRFPKSYRKIVLKTYLITIVLVFSFAFPSLIAGLFFALIGNQKRKNASFLKGSAVWADSIIWMTKTRFFKIGEFQIPSKGHMIFSNHVNELDFPYDCLVINKPYLANQVIKKTLIAYWWMRAMGSQVFETTKAATIAVSVRNVLKGLDTTSFIVYPEGHNSYREEIQPLQKGMIKLAWENKIPVVIVLKSGLTGYQTLEKGFVVAYKQAGIYDPTQYSSWEEFKDFIFETMDREKKALDSMLSSEVQKESVLVS; via the coding sequence ATGAACCCGTTGAAATTTATGGAAAGCCGTTTGGGCCGTTTTCCGAAATCCTACCGTAAAATTGTACTCAAAACATATTTAATAACAATCGTTTTAGTATTTAGTTTCGCATTTCCAAGTTTGATCGCTGGATTGTTTTTCGCGCTCATAGGAAATCAGAAAAGAAAAAACGCCTCTTTTTTAAAAGGATCTGCGGTTTGGGCGGATTCTATTATTTGGATGACTAAAACCCGATTTTTCAAAATCGGAGAATTTCAGATTCCATCAAAAGGCCACATGATTTTTTCAAATCATGTGAACGAGTTAGACTTTCCCTACGATTGTCTTGTGATCAATAAACCCTACCTTGCCAACCAAGTGATTAAAAAAACTCTGATCGCGTATTGGTGGATGAGGGCGATGGGTTCACAGGTCTTTGAAACTACAAAGGCGGCAACAATTGCGGTTTCTGTTAGAAACGTACTGAAAGGTTTGGATACCACTTCTTTTATAGTATATCCGGAAGGTCATAACTCTTATCGGGAAGAAATTCAACCCTTACAAAAAGGAATGATCAAACTTGCATGGGAAAATAAAATTCCAGTGGTGATCGTGTTGAAATCCGGACTGACCGGGTATCAAACACTGGAAAAAGGATTTGTCGTAGCTTATAAGCAGGCGGGAATTTACGATCCTACGCAGTATTCTTCTTGGGAAGAGTTTAAAGATTTTATTTTCGAAACTATGGATCGAGAAAAGAAAGCTCTTGATTCTATGCTTTCATCCGAAGTTCAAAAAGAATCGGTGCTCGTATCTTGA